The sequence below is a genomic window from Salicibibacter cibarius.
CCAGAGAATGGGGAAATCCGGCAATCCCGGAAGAATGGGTCACCGAAGTAATAAATGAATTGCCTCCATTTGATCCCAATGTAACACCAACCGTGGCAATGGGGACCATTGCAGAGTCATTTCGCACATACCCGGACGTGAAGCGCAGCTATCATCCTGTACATTCTTTTTCAGTGTGGGGAAAGAACCGCGAGGAAATCGCAAGGAACCATTCATTAGATAATGGACTGGGCGATGACTCGCCACTTGGCTTTATATACCGAAATAGTGGTTATGTATTGATGCTTGGAACGGATTATGAAACGAACACGTCCATGCATTACGGAGAGCACAAAGCTACAGGTATTAAAGAAGTCAAAAAGATGAGTCCAATTCTAGAGAACGATCAAAAGGTATGGAAAGCATTTACGGAGATTGATTATGATGAGGAAAAGTTTCCAGCAGTTGGCGAGAAGTTTGAACAGGAATATGAGCTGAGGAAAGGTTATGTTGGCCATGCTTTCTCAAGGCTGATTTATCAACCTGATTTAGTTGAATACACGGGGAAAAATATAAACTAATTTTATATTCGACGCAACTCTGTAATTAAGAAAGGAACGTTTCATGCTAGGAGCTATCTTACACGGAATTATATTATCCTTCGGATTAATTTTAGCTTTTGGAGCGCAAAATATATTCCTTTTTAATCAAGGGGCTGCTCACAAAAAGTTACGGCATACTATGCCATCCGTAGTAACAGCTTCCATTTGCGACACCATCTTAATTATTCTTGCAGTCTTAGGCGTTTCACTCATCGTCATGACTATACCTATTTTTCAAATCATCTTTTTTTGCGGTTGGATTTCTTTTTCTTATTTACATTGGATGGTCTATTTGGTCAAGTGATCCAATAGAAGTTAATAAGCAGCACGGAGCGATGAATGCAAAAAAACAAATCCTATTTGCCGTATCTGTTTCTCTTTTGAACCCTCATACTGTCCTTGATACGGTAGGGGTTATTGGAACCAATTCGCTGGGGTATTCTGAAACCCTTGAATTAATGGGGTTTACGATCGCTTGTATTGCCGTATCATGGCTATCTTTTGTTGGATTAGCGATGAGCGGCAAAACGATACGCACGATCGATAAAGAAGGTAAAATCGTCGTTCTTATTAATAAAATTTCAGCAGTAATTATTTGGGGAGTAGCGATCTTTCTAGGATATCAACTGTATTTGTTGATCTAATAGTGATTGCCTATAGGTTGTATAGTACAAATTCACTTCAAAGGGGGCTCTAACTGATGTTTTTTGACTTGCAAGGTGAACCAAACATGCCTCCAACTGTGGGAATATTGTATTCCGCTGTGAAAGAAAATAGCCAGCGGCTACGATTAATCACGGATGGCATGTCGCAAGAAGAAGTAGATTATAAAGGCCCAAATAATAATTTCAATAGTACTGCCCAGGTGAACCTCTCTACCTAAATCAAAGATTTTGGTGGAGCTTCCCTCTTCACGGACGATGGCTTTGTTCTATGTGAACCGAGTCTTACATCATCTCCCAGGGCTTTGTTTTATACTGCTCGGACAGGACCTTGCCCTACAGTGGAAACAATCGATTTATAAGGTTGGGCTCAAACCATAGAGATCCAGCCCAACTTTTTCAATATTGATGGCCGCATTATGGTCGCGATCTAAAACTGTTCCGCATGACTTGCACACATGTGTGCGAACGGACAAAGCCTTTTTCACTCGCTTCCCACAGCTGGAACAGTCTTGACTGGTATAATGGGGTTTAATTCTTACGAGTTCTCCACCATTATTTTTACATTTGTACTCGAGCTTACGACAAAAAGCACCCCAACCAGCGTCATAAATTGATTTTGCCAAATGACGGTTTTTCACCATATTTCGAATTTTTAAGTCCTCCACAAAAACGAATTTATATGTTTTCGAAAGATGATAACTTCGTTTATGGAGAAAATCACGCCGTTGGTTCGCCACTTTTATGTGCAGCTGTTGGACTTTTAGACGTTGTTTCTTCCAATTATTTGACCCTTGTTTCATGCGGGAAAGTTTCTTTTGCGCTCGTTTCAATTTCTTTTCTGTTTTCAAAAGGAATCTCGGATTTTCGACGTTGCTTCCATCCGATAGCACGGCAAACTTATGAATCCCAACATCAACGCCTGTGGATTGAACAGGGAAATCAACCGTTTCGTTTACGTGTCTTTCGACGCTGAAGATCGCAAACCAACGATGACCTTGGCGTTTGATCGTGACTTGTTTCACCTTTCCTTCTATTGAGCGGTGAAAGTTGACATAGATTGATCCGAGCTTTGAAATAAGAAGATGATTGTTTTCGCCTAACGAAGCAGCATAACGCACGTCGCGTACGTTAACTTTACCGGTTTTCTTGTTTTTTACCTTTCGTTTTTCCACCCCAAATTGTGTAAATGTCAGTGACTGGTAATCTTTATGCTTTTTGATTTTTGGATAACGTGCACGCCCTTCGAAAAAGTTCTTATACGCTTCTTCCAGGCGAAAAAAAACCTCCTGCAAAGGTTGCGACGGCATTGTTTTAAGAAGGGGGAATGTTTGTTTATCCTTTGTTTGCTGTTTTTGCAATTCATGTCGGGATAGTCCGGTCTTATTCTTTTGGTAAAAACGCTGTTTATCCAAAAGAGCGGAATTGTATTGTTGACGACAGATAGACAGCCAACAATTCATTGTTTCCATCTGATCTTTGTTTGGAAACATTTCGTATTTATAATTCATGCGTACCAACATGTTGTCACCTCCCGAACGTTTGATTTGCCTCTATTATACCAAACATATGTTTTTTATCAAGCTTTTTTCCTATTTTTCTAATAAAAAATGCCGATTCATCCCCCACTAAATCAAAGATTTTGAAGGAGGCTCCTCGGCAAAACGGTTAAAGACAATGATTTAGGGACCGTAGTTACCTTCGGACATGAAAATGAAAAAAAGCAACAATTCGCTTGGCCTATGGCACATGACTGACCACAATAGGTATCATCAGGCCCATATTAACCAACTGCAAAAGTGGTTTAAAGATCTTTGAGCGATTAACAATATGTCTCCAAGTTTTGGATATCCCTCATATCTCAAAATTATAAGCCTTGAGCATCCTTTTCTTTATTCCATTTAAGTTTATTTACTTGATAAAAAGTCCAATGCGGTTTTGCCCAACGTGATGGATGAAAGAAGACAAACAAATTGGATATCACATTTATTTTCTACAGTCTTTCTTCTGCTCTTTTATAAGCTTTCATTTTATCTCGTGGGCCAATTGCAATAATTTTTATTTTTATGGGATCTTCTTTTACAGCTAGATAAATAATACGAATTCCTCTACTTTTGTGCTTTATTTTTGCATAGTTGTGCAAAAGGCTATTCAAGGGCTATTCTACTCCTTCAGGCTTAATCAGCGCTCCTTGTTTTGCCCTTCTAAGAATTAGCTGAAAGATGAGGGAAAGCTGCCCTCGATGTTTTTTCAAATCTTTATCTACATCTGGATGAAAGGAAAGTTCAACGTTATAGTGCTTCAATACATTTATCGTTTTGGACCATAAATCACTCGTCTTCCTCGGTTAGTTCCCCGGCCATCACCTTAGCATTTAAAGAATCAAAATCAATTTTAATGCCATCATCGCTTAAACTCTCAGCTAGGTCCTCTAAAGACACCGATCCGTTTGGGTCTGAATTTAAACGAGCAATTGCCTCCA
It includes:
- a CDS encoding aminoglycoside N(3)-acetyltransferase, with product MSQSELIQQSKAPQTRTSLANDLRKLGLDEGMVIIVHSSMKSLGWVCGGPVAVIQALQEVITPKGTIIMPAHSADVSDPREWGNPAIPEEWVTEVINELPPFDPNVTPTVAMGTIAESFRTYPDVKRSYHPVHSFSVWGKNREEIARNHSLDNGLGDDSPLGFIYRNSGYVLMLGTDYETNTSMHYGEHKATGIKEVKKMSPILENDQKVWKAFTEIDYDEEKFPAVGEKFEQEYELRKGYVGHAFSRLIYQPDLVEYTGKNIN
- a CDS encoding RNA-guided endonuclease InsQ/TnpB family protein, whose protein sequence is MLVRMNYKYEMFPNKDQMETMNCWLSICRQQYNSALLDKQRFYQKNKTGLSRHELQKQQTKDKQTFPLLKTMPSQPLQEVFFRLEEAYKNFFEGRARYPKIKKHKDYQSLTFTQFGVEKRKVKNKKTGKVNVRDVRYAASLGENNHLLISKLGSIYVNFHRSIEGKVKQVTIKRQGHRWFAIFSVERHVNETVDFPVQSTGVDVGIHKFAVLSDGSNVENPRFLLKTEKKLKRAQKKLSRMKQGSNNWKKQRLKVQQLHIKVANQRRDFLHKRSYHLSKTYKFVFVEDLKIRNMVKNRHLAKSIYDAGWGAFCRKLEYKCKNNGGELVRIKPHYTSQDCSSCGKRVKKALSVRTHVCKSCGTVLDRDHNAAINIEKVGLDLYGLSPTL